One part of the Bacteroidota bacterium genome encodes these proteins:
- a CDS encoding LUD domain-containing protein produces MMNRTASIAQFKSELEKINGKCFVASDFEDAAKIISSIIIKNLYKSVVVNNSLPIKESMSLNSSMNIKTVEELSSYGDIKKALAATDVGISYAEYLVAQTGSAILVSNRDEPRLLSLLPEASIIVSRATNLVSDYSVAMQLLKDRNLFVESNCITIISGPSRTADIEKVLVTGVHGPKKLYVIIVNLEKD; encoded by the coding sequence ATGATGAATCGAACCGCATCAATAGCACAATTCAAGTCAGAACTCGAAAAAATTAATGGAAAATGTTTCGTTGCTTCGGATTTTGAAGATGCCGCAAAAATAATCTCCTCAATCATTATTAAAAATCTATACAAGTCGGTAGTTGTTAATAATAGTTTACCGATAAAAGAAAGTATGAGCTTGAACAGTTCGATGAATATAAAAACTGTCGAGGAGTTATCCTCCTATGGAGATATTAAAAAAGCACTTGCGGCAACTGATGTAGGTATTAGTTATGCGGAATATCTCGTAGCACAAACAGGTAGTGCGATTCTTGTGTCTAATAGAGATGAACCCCGTTTACTTTCGCTACTACCAGAAGCAAGTATTATTGTATCAAGAGCAACCAATCTCGTTTCTGATTACAGTGTAGCTATGCAATTGTTGAAGGATCGGAATCTATTTGTCGAATCGAATTGCATTACAATAATTTCCGGACCGAGCCGTACTGCGGATATCGAGAAAGTTTTGGTTACGGGTGTTCACGGTCCGAAAAAATTGTATGTTATTATCGTGAATCTTGAAAAAGACTAA
- a CDS encoding UDP-glucose/GDP-mannose dehydrogenase family protein, which yields MKISVVGSGYVGLVAGTCFAESGNDVICVDNDINKIKTMKKGKTPIYEPGLEEFLKKNIHEKRLKFSTDLESAVKKTDIIFLALPTPQSEDGSADLKHVLAVAKEIGKYMNDYKVIVNKSTVPVGTAFKVRDIIRKETEHPFDVVSNPEFLKEGAAINDFFKPDRVVIGTLSEKARKIMGDLYAPFVRTGKPIIFMDELSSELTKYAANALLATKVTFMNEIANICERVGADVKNVRLGVGSDERIGYQFLFPGVGYGGSCFPKDIAALVKTSSDYGYRFQILKSVEGVNREQKKLIVKKLLKYFNNNIKGKTIAVWGLSFKPNTDDMREAPSITIINELLKRGVKVQAHDPVALHEAKRIFGNKIKYFENNYDALKNAEALVIVTEWNEFRRPDFDKMKKLMKHNAIFDGRNIYDPEAMVETGFAYYSIGRRVINGR from the coding sequence TTGAAAATTAGTGTGGTCGGAAGCGGATATGTCGGGTTGGTAGCTGGAACCTGCTTTGCTGAAAGTGGCAATGACGTAATTTGCGTTGATAACGATATCAACAAGATTAAAACAATGAAAAAAGGGAAAACACCCATTTACGAACCGGGTTTAGAGGAGTTTTTGAAAAAAAACATACATGAAAAGCGGTTAAAATTTTCTACCGATTTAGAATCAGCGGTTAAAAAAACTGATATCATATTCTTGGCATTGCCAACGCCACAATCGGAAGACGGGTCAGCCGATTTGAAGCACGTGTTAGCAGTAGCAAAAGAAATCGGCAAATACATGAACGACTATAAAGTAATTGTAAACAAAAGCACAGTGCCTGTAGGGACTGCATTCAAAGTCCGGGATATAATTCGGAAGGAAACCGAACATCCATTTGATGTTGTCTCAAATCCGGAATTTTTAAAAGAAGGGGCAGCGATAAATGATTTTTTTAAACCCGACCGTGTTGTAATCGGAACGCTCAGCGAAAAAGCCCGTAAAATTATGGGCGATTTGTACGCTCCATTTGTCCGAACGGGCAAACCGATTATTTTTATGGATGAGTTAAGTTCAGAATTGACTAAATATGCTGCTAATGCTCTGTTAGCTACAAAGGTTACATTCATGAACGAAATTGCAAATATATGCGAGCGTGTTGGCGCCGATGTGAAGAATGTTCGCCTCGGTGTGGGAAGCGACGAGAGGATTGGATATCAGTTCCTTTTTCCCGGAGTTGGCTACGGCGGTTCTTGTTTCCCGAAAGATATTGCTGCACTTGTGAAAACATCTTCCGACTACGGTTATCGTTTTCAAATCCTGAAATCGGTCGAAGGTGTAAATCGCGAGCAGAAAAAACTCATCGTGAAAAAGCTCTTGAAATATTTTAACAATAATATTAAAGGAAAAACAATCGCAGTTTGGGGGCTCTCATTTAAACCGAATACCGACGATATGCGTGAGGCGCCTTCGATTACAATAATTAACGAGTTATTAAAACGGGGTGTGAAAGTTCAAGCCCACGACCCCGTAGCTTTGCACGAAGCTAAACGTATTTTTGGAAACAAAATTAAATATTTTGAAAACAATTACGATGCTCTTAAAAATGCTGAAGCGTTGGTTATCGTTACAGAATGGAACGAATTCCGCAGGCCCGATTTTGATAAAATGAAAAAATTGATGAAACATAATGCGATTTTTGATGGAAGGAATATATACGATCCCGAAGCGATGGTAGAAACAGGTTTCGCATATTATTCAATTGGAAGAAGAGTCATAAATGGCAGATAA